One genomic segment of Amycolatopsis sp. WQ 127309 includes these proteins:
- a CDS encoding MFS transporter, translating into MAQVKGDSIEQVQASSRRWLILALGLAAQTASCSFLYGIPFLVPAMRAAEGLTLAQAGTVVAAPSIGLLCTLIVWGAAADRYGERLIMALGLGVSGLLLVYAGLGVHSIGLLFGVFLAAGACSASVNAASGRVVMGWFAKSERGVAMGIRQTAQPLGVGVAALGLPPLAAHFGFRAAVLLPAGLAIVVALLVSWLVADPPRPPRPASGEKPPSPYRHATLWRVHGASALLVVPQFAVSAFAPVYLVTVQHWSALSAGWYLAVVQVLGAAGRLGSGWWSDRVGSRLRPMRQLAVLSCFVMLLVALGDTTWLWLVLLALALAGIITVADNGLGFTASAELAGLAWSGRAMGTQNTGQNIAASLTPPLLGLVIGDSRYALAFCVAAIFPALAVLVVPTRAEPRD; encoded by the coding sequence ATGGCGCAGGTCAAGGGCGATTCGATCGAGCAGGTTCAGGCGAGTTCACGACGGTGGCTCATCCTCGCGCTCGGTCTCGCCGCGCAGACCGCGAGCTGTTCGTTCCTCTACGGCATCCCGTTCCTGGTCCCGGCGATGCGGGCGGCCGAGGGGCTGACCCTGGCCCAGGCCGGCACGGTCGTCGCGGCCCCGAGCATCGGGTTGTTGTGCACCCTGATCGTGTGGGGCGCGGCTGCGGACCGTTACGGAGAGCGTCTGATCATGGCCCTCGGACTGGGGGTCTCAGGGTTACTCCTGGTGTACGCCGGGCTCGGCGTCCACTCGATCGGGCTGCTCTTCGGGGTGTTCCTTGCTGCCGGAGCGTGTTCGGCTTCGGTGAACGCGGCGAGCGGCCGCGTCGTCATGGGCTGGTTCGCGAAGTCCGAGCGCGGGGTCGCGATGGGGATCCGCCAGACGGCCCAGCCGCTGGGTGTCGGCGTCGCCGCGCTCGGGCTGCCGCCGCTGGCCGCGCACTTCGGGTTCCGCGCGGCGGTGCTGCTGCCGGCCGGGCTGGCGATCGTCGTCGCGCTGCTGGTGTCCTGGCTCGTCGCGGACCCGCCCCGGCCGCCTCGGCCGGCTTCGGGTGAGAAGCCGCCGTCGCCGTACCGGCACGCGACGCTGTGGCGGGTGCACGGCGCGAGCGCGTTGCTGGTGGTCCCGCAGTTCGCGGTGTCGGCGTTCGCGCCGGTGTACCTGGTCACGGTGCAGCACTGGAGCGCGCTGTCGGCGGGCTGGTACCTGGCGGTGGTCCAGGTCCTGGGCGCCGCGGGGCGGCTGGGGTCGGGCTGGTGGTCCGACCGGGTCGGCAGCCGGTTGCGGCCGATGCGCCAGCTCGCGGTGCTGAGCTGCTTCGTGATGCTGCTGGTCGCCTTGGGCGACACGACGTGGCTCTGGCTGGTGCTGCTCGCGCTGGCGCTGGCCGGCATCATCACGGTCGCCGACAACGGCCTCGGCTTCACGGCGTCGGCCGAGCTGGCCGGCCTGGCGTGGTCGGGCCGCGCGATGGGCACGCAGAACACGGGCCAGAACATCGCGGCGTCCCTCACGCCGCCCCTGCTGGGCCTGGTGATCGGCGACAGCCGCTACGCGCTGGCCTTCTGCGTCGCGGCGATCTTCCCGGCCCTGGCGGTGCTGGTAGTCCCGACCCGCGCCGAACCCCGCGACTGA
- a CDS encoding PA containing protein, with product MTTDNHIAAPSFDRMRNMLVRAAEVRESEQQQIFDALDDIYARLAPVDSLGAVRKRLSEMPDRTEVSVLAERLDETMSRLEAQDNAIAALTRAVESIVDKLAKPFAQLDGRLDGMASRFEGVAGRMDGLEDKLQNIHRRIDEVGGHLDKQDAKLDSIPQSVLGPVRERIEQSEASLRDRVDHADHELRNKVDELSRVTQERIGELDRVTGERIGANTEALKVALTETGEMIDASDRLEKLGNRLETVTTRLDDLAGRLDKVEDGFLSGIGDLDGALKAGLSKVEGTLSKQPDTDSVDSLVRRSNDESVRRIGGQLDEAMATFAELMLGGGPAVQQISPPPPAPRQPRRSSRNGRAPKPADAKAKPGEGPEEPTE from the coding sequence GTGACCACTGACAACCACATTGCCGCCCCGTCCTTCGACCGGATGCGCAACATGCTGGTGCGCGCGGCCGAAGTGCGTGAGAGCGAGCAGCAGCAGATCTTCGACGCGCTCGACGACATCTACGCCCGCCTCGCGCCGGTCGACTCGCTGGGCGCGGTCCGCAAGCGGCTGTCCGAGATGCCCGACCGCACCGAGGTCAGCGTCCTGGCCGAGCGCCTCGACGAGACGATGTCCCGGCTGGAGGCCCAGGACAACGCCATCGCCGCGCTGACCCGCGCCGTCGAGAGCATCGTCGACAAGCTGGCCAAGCCGTTCGCGCAGCTCGACGGCCGCCTCGACGGCATGGCCTCGCGCTTCGAGGGCGTCGCAGGCCGGATGGACGGACTCGAGGACAAGCTCCAGAACATCCACCGCCGGATCGACGAGGTCGGCGGCCACCTCGACAAGCAGGACGCGAAGCTCGACTCGATCCCGCAGTCGGTGCTCGGCCCGGTCCGCGAGCGGATCGAGCAGAGCGAGGCGTCGCTGCGCGACCGCGTCGACCACGCCGACCACGAGCTGCGGAACAAGGTCGACGAGCTGAGCCGCGTCACGCAGGAGCGGATCGGCGAGCTGGACCGCGTCACCGGCGAGCGGATCGGCGCGAACACCGAGGCGCTCAAGGTCGCGCTGACCGAGACCGGCGAGATGATCGACGCCTCGGACCGCCTGGAGAAGCTCGGCAACCGCCTCGAGACGGTCACCACCCGCCTCGACGACCTGGCCGGCCGCCTCGACAAGGTGGAAGACGGCTTCCTGTCCGGCATCGGCGACCTCGACGGCGCGCTCAAGGCCGGGCTGTCCAAGGTCGAGGGCACGCTGTCCAAGCAGCCGGACACCGACTCGGTCGACTCGCTGGTGCGCAGGAGCAACGACGAGAGCGTCCGCCGCATCGGCGGCCAGCTCGACGAGGCGATGGCGACGTTCGCGGAGCTCATGCTCGGCGGCGGCCCCGCCGTGCAGCAGATCTCGCCCCCGCCGCCGGCCCCGCGCCAGCCGCGTCGCAGCTCCCGCAACGGCCGCGCCCCCAAGCCGGCCGACGCCAAGGCCAAGCCGGGCGAAGGCCCGGAAGAGCCCACGGAGTAA
- a CDS encoding primosomal protein, whose amino-acid sequence MAQDIIPIELGLPQGDVVTLWAPRWREDGEEWEAFLGDEDDLYAFPDAAHLAAFVRTSERHDLLDHPAWDAVPSLNVPELIPDEDHTYDLVGVPELVAEEPDIWHIAELAEIIGIVRSLADVCDLEEVHEILDSTEGFSLLDQGTLPFTGSVGVQVWNDLSETVSQKWDTVLDAIDGLVTAPDVDEKILEQTAEELAAFHEESAAAEAGAEGEEDLEAIDSADSDDDAEDEEEDEGPVGFWAEVGIDPIKIITSGAEYYTLRCYLDDSPVFLGSEGEIDVYTSEKALARALADGKDLADTDLADVSTWEEVLAKATAGELEIEVDPENTYVLSGIDADIAEGPEAIDPTQLELAVELITDAADWAGDDTADTALASNESLGWLVSFVLRPDPTRLEPSAPFDAEQGSWRKLVETFENRLTVA is encoded by the coding sequence ATGGCACAGGACATCATCCCGATCGAACTCGGCCTGCCGCAGGGGGACGTCGTCACCCTGTGGGCGCCGCGCTGGCGGGAGGACGGCGAGGAGTGGGAAGCGTTCCTCGGCGACGAGGACGACCTGTACGCGTTCCCGGACGCAGCCCACTTGGCCGCGTTCGTACGCACCTCCGAGCGGCACGACCTGCTGGATCACCCGGCGTGGGACGCGGTTCCGTCGCTGAACGTCCCGGAGCTGATCCCGGACGAGGACCACACGTACGACCTCGTCGGCGTGCCCGAGCTCGTCGCCGAAGAGCCGGACATCTGGCACATCGCGGAGCTCGCCGAGATCATCGGCATCGTGCGGTCGCTCGCCGACGTCTGCGACCTCGAAGAGGTCCACGAGATCCTCGACTCGACCGAGGGCTTCTCGCTGCTCGACCAGGGCACCCTCCCGTTCACCGGGAGCGTCGGCGTCCAGGTGTGGAACGACCTGTCCGAGACGGTGTCGCAGAAGTGGGACACCGTGCTGGACGCGATCGACGGCCTGGTGACCGCACCCGACGTCGACGAGAAGATCCTGGAGCAGACCGCCGAGGAGCTGGCGGCGTTCCACGAGGAGTCCGCGGCGGCCGAAGCCGGCGCCGAGGGTGAAGAAGACCTCGAGGCGATCGACTCCGCCGACTCGGACGACGACGCCGAAGACGAGGAAGAGGACGAGGGCCCGGTCGGCTTCTGGGCCGAGGTCGGCATCGACCCGATCAAGATCATCACGTCCGGCGCGGAGTACTACACGCTGCGCTGCTACCTCGACGACTCGCCGGTGTTCCTCGGCAGCGAGGGCGAGATCGACGTCTACACCTCGGAGAAGGCGCTGGCGCGGGCCCTGGCTGACGGCAAGGACCTCGCCGACACCGACCTCGCCGACGTGTCCACCTGGGAAGAGGTACTGGCGAAGGCCACTGCGGGCGAGCTCGAGATCGAGGTCGACCCGGAGAACACCTACGTCCTGTCCGGCATCGACGCGGACATCGCGGAGGGCCCGGAGGCGATCGACCCGACCCAGCTCGAGCTGGCCGTCGAGCTGATCACCGACGCCGCCGACTGGGCGGGCGACGACACGGCCGACACGGCACTGGCGAGCAACGAAAGCCTGGGCTGGCTGGTCTCGTTCGTCCTGCGCCCGGACCCCACACGCCTCGAGCCGAGCGCCCCGTTCGACGCGGAGCAGGGCTCGTGGCGCAAGCTGGTGGAGACGTTCGAAAACCGCCTCACGGTCGCCTGA
- a CDS encoding adenosine deaminase, whose protein sequence is MSDETPVLPIETLRRAPKVLLHDHLDGGLRPATVAELADATGYTGLPTSDPAELGSWFRQAADSGSLVSYLETFAHTCGVMQTEEALVRVAAEAVEDLAADGVVYAEVRYAPELFVERGLSLDTVVEAVQAGFTEGTRRVVAAGGSIRVGTLLCAMRQHARALEIANLAVRYRDAGVVGFDIAGPEDGFPPTRNLDAFEYLRQNNAHFTIHAGEAFGLPSIWEAIQHCGAERLGHGVRIIEDIKSDADGTVHLGRLAAYVRDRRIPLEICPTSNVQTGAVRSIAEHPIGLLAKLRFRVTVNTDNRLMSGCTMTSEFAALHETFGYDLDELRWFTINAMKSAFIDFDSRLALIDDVIKPGYAALR, encoded by the coding sequence ATGTCCGACGAAACCCCTGTTCTGCCCATCGAGACGCTCCGCCGCGCGCCCAAGGTGCTGCTGCACGACCACCTGGACGGTGGGCTGCGGCCCGCGACCGTGGCCGAGCTCGCCGACGCCACCGGCTATACCGGCCTGCCCACCAGCGACCCCGCCGAGCTGGGCAGCTGGTTCCGCCAGGCGGCCGATTCCGGCTCGCTCGTCTCCTACCTCGAGACCTTTGCGCACACCTGCGGGGTGATGCAAACGGAGGAAGCCCTGGTCAGAGTCGCCGCGGAAGCTGTCGAAGACCTGGCCGCCGACGGCGTCGTCTACGCCGAGGTGCGCTACGCACCGGAGTTGTTCGTCGAACGCGGTCTGTCACTCGATACGGTGGTCGAGGCCGTCCAGGCGGGGTTCACGGAGGGCACACGCCGCGTGGTCGCCGCCGGCGGTTCGATCCGCGTCGGGACGTTGCTCTGCGCGATGCGCCAGCACGCCCGGGCCCTCGAGATCGCGAACCTGGCGGTCCGCTACCGCGACGCCGGCGTCGTCGGGTTCGACATCGCCGGACCGGAGGACGGATTCCCGCCGACCCGCAATCTCGACGCTTTCGAGTATTTGCGGCAGAACAATGCGCATTTCACCATTCACGCCGGCGAAGCGTTCGGTCTTCCGTCCATTTGGGAGGCGATTCAGCACTGCGGCGCCGAACGGCTCGGGCACGGTGTGCGGATCATCGAGGACATCAAGAGCGACGCCGACGGCACGGTCCACCTTGGACGGTTGGCCGCCTACGTCCGCGACCGCCGCATCCCGCTGGAGATCTGCCCGACGTCGAACGTCCAAACAGGCGCTGTGCGCTCGATCGCCGAGCACCCCATCGGCCTGCTGGCCAAGCTGCGCTTCCGGGTCACCGTCAACACGGACAACCGGCTGATGAGCGGGTGCACGATGACCAGCGAATTCGCCGCGCTGCACGAGACCTTCGGCTATGACCTGGACGAGCTGCGCTGGTTCACGATCAATGCGATGAAATCCGCCTTCATAGATTTCGACTCCCGGCTCGCGCTGATCGACGACGTGATCAAGCCCGGGTACGCCGCCCTGCGCTGA
- a CDS encoding RNA helicase, with the protein MTLTDLLPADPDPDALFEAFTTWTADRGIALYPAQEEAVMEVVSGSNVILSTPTGSGKSLVAVGAHFTALAQGRRSYYTAPIKALVSEKFFQLIEIFGADNVGMMTGDSAVNPDAPIICCTAEILANIALRFGADAPVGQVVADEFHFYSEPDRGWAWQVPILELPKAQFVLMSATLGDVSFFEKDLTRRTGKPTAVVTSVQRPVPLTFRYALTPLHESMSELLHGGQAPVYVVHFSQAAAIERAQTLMSINVTTKAEKEAIADLLGDFRFSAGFGKTLSRLVRHGIGVHHAGMLPKYRRLVETLAQSGLLKVICGTDTLGVGINVPIRTVVFSALTKYDGVRQRHLKAREFHQIAGRAGRAGYDTDGYVVVQAPDHVVENAKALEKAGDDPKKKKKIVRKKAPEGFVNWTESTFDRLIAAEPEPLTSSFKVTHSMLLNVISRPGNAFDSMRHLLEDNHEDRASQRKLILRAIAIYRALLSADIVERLPEPDEQGRIVRLTVDLQFDFALNQPLSPFALAAIELFDLESPSYPLDVVSTVESTVDNPRPVLSQQQFKARGEAVNAMKAEGIEYDERMELLENVSYPKPLEELLQGAFHSYRQGHPWVDDYELSPKSVVRDMYERAMNFVEYIGFYQLARSEGLVLRYLADTYDALRHTVPDEAKTEPLQDLIEWLGELVRQVDSSLLDEWEALRHPDEEGPVSHRPPAEPPAVTRNERAFRVLVRNELFRRVELFGRRAWNVLGELDAASGWDADAWEDAIEDYFEEYDALGTGPDARGPALIIIEQLPDVWKVRQIFDDPAGDHDWGISAEIDLAASDEAGSAVVRVVAVGAH; encoded by the coding sequence ATGACTCTCACAGACCTCCTGCCTGCGGATCCCGACCCCGACGCCCTCTTCGAAGCGTTCACGACCTGGACGGCCGATCGGGGCATCGCGCTGTACCCGGCGCAGGAGGAGGCGGTGATGGAGGTCGTCTCCGGATCGAACGTCATCCTCTCGACGCCGACCGGCTCCGGGAAGAGCCTCGTCGCGGTCGGCGCGCACTTCACCGCGCTCGCCCAGGGCCGCCGCAGCTACTACACCGCGCCCATCAAAGCGCTGGTGTCGGAGAAGTTCTTCCAGCTCATCGAGATCTTCGGGGCGGACAACGTCGGGATGATGACCGGCGACTCCGCCGTCAACCCGGACGCGCCGATCATCTGCTGCACGGCCGAAATCCTGGCGAACATCGCGTTGCGGTTCGGGGCCGACGCCCCCGTCGGGCAGGTCGTGGCCGACGAGTTCCACTTCTACTCCGAGCCCGACCGCGGCTGGGCGTGGCAGGTGCCGATCCTCGAGCTGCCGAAGGCCCAGTTCGTCCTGATGTCGGCGACCCTGGGCGACGTGTCCTTCTTCGAGAAGGACCTCACCCGCCGCACCGGCAAGCCGACGGCGGTGGTCACGTCGGTGCAGCGCCCGGTGCCGCTGACCTTCCGGTACGCGCTGACCCCGCTGCACGAGTCCATGTCCGAGCTGCTCCACGGCGGTCAGGCGCCGGTCTACGTCGTCCACTTCTCGCAGGCCGCGGCCATCGAGCGGGCGCAGACGCTGATGAGCATCAACGTCACGACCAAGGCGGAGAAGGAGGCCATCGCCGACCTGCTCGGCGACTTCCGGTTCTCCGCCGGCTTCGGCAAGACGCTCTCGCGGCTGGTCCGCCACGGCATCGGCGTCCACCACGCCGGCATGCTGCCGAAGTACCGCCGATTGGTCGAAACCTTGGCCCAGTCCGGGCTGCTGAAGGTGATCTGCGGGACGGACACGCTCGGCGTCGGCATCAACGTACCAATCAGGACCGTGGTCTTCTCCGCCCTCACGAAGTACGACGGCGTCCGCCAGCGCCACCTCAAGGCGCGTGAGTTCCACCAGATCGCCGGCCGCGCCGGCCGGGCGGGCTACGACACCGACGGTTACGTCGTCGTCCAGGCGCCCGACCACGTCGTCGAAAACGCGAAGGCGCTGGAGAAGGCGGGCGACGACCCGAAGAAGAAAAAGAAGATCGTCCGGAAGAAGGCACCGGAGGGCTTCGTCAACTGGACCGAGAGCACGTTCGACCGGCTGATCGCGGCCGAGCCCGAGCCGCTGACGTCCAGCTTCAAGGTCACGCACTCGATGCTGCTGAACGTGATCTCGCGCCCGGGCAACGCGTTCGACTCCATGCGTCACCTGCTGGAGGACAACCACGAGGACCGCGCGTCGCAGCGCAAGCTCATCCTGCGCGCCATCGCGATCTACCGCGCGCTGCTGTCCGCCGACATCGTCGAGCGGCTGCCCGAGCCGGACGAGCAGGGCCGGATCGTCCGGCTCACCGTCGACCTGCAGTTCGACTTCGCGCTCAACCAGCCGCTTTCGCCGTTCGCGCTGGCCGCGATCGAGCTGTTCGACCTGGAGTCGCCGAGCTACCCGCTCGACGTCGTGTCCACTGTGGAATCCACTGTGGACAACCCGCGGCCCGTGCTGTCGCAGCAGCAGTTCAAGGCGCGCGGCGAGGCCGTGAACGCCATGAAGGCCGAAGGCATCGAGTACGACGAGCGGATGGAGCTGCTCGAGAACGTCAGCTACCCGAAGCCGCTGGAAGAGCTGCTGCAGGGCGCGTTCCACAGCTACCGGCAGGGCCACCCGTGGGTCGACGACTACGAGCTGTCGCCCAAGTCGGTCGTGCGCGACATGTACGAGCGCGCGATGAACTTCGTCGAGTACATCGGTTTCTACCAGCTGGCGCGGTCCGAAGGCCTGGTGCTGCGCTACCTCGCGGACACCTACGACGCGCTGCGCCACACGGTGCCGGACGAGGCGAAGACCGAACCGCTGCAGGACCTCATCGAGTGGCTCGGCGAGCTCGTCCGGCAGGTCGACTCCAGCCTGCTCGACGAGTGGGAAGCCCTGCGCCACCCGGACGAGGAAGGGCCGGTCTCCCACCGGCCGCCGGCCGAACCGCCCGCCGTCACGCGCAACGAGCGCGCGTTCCGCGTCCTGGTGCGCAACGAGCTGTTCCGCCGGGTCGAGCTGTTCGGGCGCCGGGCGTGGAACGTGCTGGGCGAGCTGGACGCGGCGTCCGGCTGGGACGCCGACGCGTGGGAAGACGCGATCGAGGACTACTTCGAGGAGTACGACGCGCTGGGCACCGGCCCGGACGCGCGCGGCCCGGCACTGATCATCATCGAGCAGCTGCCGGACGTCTGGAAGGTCCGCCAGATCTTCGACGACCCGGCGGGCGACCACGACTGGGGCATCAGCGCGGAGATCGACCTGGCCGCGTCCGACGAAGCCGGCTCGGCGGTGGTCCGCGTGGTCGCGGTGGGTGCGCACTAG